The genomic window GCGCGGTGCCGACGACGTGATCGTCAGCGACGGCGATGCCGGGAACGTCGACTACCGCATTACGCCGCCGACCGTCGACGCAGTTGACGCGACCGGCGCCGGCGACGCCTTCTGTGGCTACCTCGCGGCGCTTCTCGGCGAGGGCGAGGGACTCGAGCGAGCCGTCGAAGCCGCGACCGTCGCGGGCTCGCTCGCGACCGAGACCGAAGGAGTCCAGAACGCGATTCTCGACCGCGAAACGGTCGAACGAGAGCGAAACTGCTGACCGCGGGATAGACGTACCGTCATCGTGAGCGGCGATCGACCTGAGCGGCGTTCCGAATCCGTGACCAGTGCGCCGTCGATATCTTCGCCAGTCAATCCAGCCGAACGCGCAGTACCCGTGAGGTAACCGGCGTACGGTGGCGCGCGCTGGCGCCCAGTCGAGTGACAACGAGACTTGGCGTCAAAACCGTGCGAGGTCTTCGCGAGTATCACGAGCAAATGGCTTGGAAGACGCGAAGCGTCTTCCAGTGGATGAGTGAGTGAACGAAGTGAGCGGGCGAATCGGCTGGGGAGGGCGTGGCGATTCCTCGTTGCCAGATCGAGCAGGGCGCTTCTTTTCACCACCGTACGTGTCGAGTGCCCTGTTCACTTCGTTCGTAGATTCATCGACGTGTTCGAAAAAATCCGTAATGAAGCGCCGCGTTCTGCTATCGTAGCAACGGGGAGTTCCACACCCTCCCCAGCCGATTCGCTCACTTCGTTCGCTCATCCCTCGCGCGGTTTTGCCGAGCAGCCTCGCTACTGCTCGGCTGCTCGACAGCGCACGCCACTGCACGCCGGTCCTTCGATCAGCGGCGGCGAAGGATGTCCACTGAGCAACGAGTACCTCGAGAGACGCGCTCCGTCGAGAATCAGTCGCTCATTTCCGGTTCGGTCCGCTCGAGCACGCGCTCGAGCGATTCACTCACTACCTCCCGATACCGCTCGTAGTCGGCCTCGAGCGCCACCTCGCCGGTGGCCGACGCCCCGGTCACGCCGTTCTCGTCGACGACCAGCGCGCCCCGCGCGAGGTCGCCGTCCGCACCGACCTCCATGGGATAGCTCGCGGTCTCGAGCACGCCGTCGTCGATCAGTTCGGCGAGCACGAGCGCGTCGTGGATCGCCGCGGACTCGATGCCGTAGCGCTCGAGGCGGTCGGCGTCGTAGTAGGTGAGCCACTCGTGGAGCGATCGTTCCAGTGCCGTGTCCCCAGTGAGCCCGTCGACCCGCTCGGGCGGGACCGCGGCCCGCGTCGTCACGTCCAGTCCGACGGCCGTCGGCTCGCAGTCCCGAACGACGCGGCGGGCGGCGTGGGGATCGGTGTGGAAGTTGGCCTCCGCCAGCGGCGTGACGTTGCCCGACGCGAAGGCGGCTCCGCCCATGACGACGAGTTCGTCGAGCAGTTCGGGGAGTTCGGGCTCCATCGCGTGGGCGAGCGCGACGTTCGTCAGCGGGCCGATCGCCGCGAGCGCGAGGTCGCCGTCGTGTGCGCGGGCCCGCTCGACGATGTGCCGTGCGGCGTGGCCGTCGACGGGCTCGGTCGCCGGCCCCGGATCCGGGAGGTCGCCGCGGAGTCCGCCCTCGCCGTGGATCTCCTCGCTCGTCTCGAGGTCGACGAGCAGCGGCCGGTCCGCGCCCCTCGCGACGGGGACGTCCGTCCGGTCGACCGCCTCGAGGATCGCGCGGGCGTTTCGCGTCGTGTCGTCGACCGGCGCGTTCCCGTGGACGGTCGTCAGCCCGACGACCTCGAGGGACGCGTGCTCGAGGGCGGCCAGGAGCGCCACGGCGTCGTCGCAACCCGGATCCGTATCGATCAGCACGGGGCGGCTCATACGGGATGTGTCCGGGCTTCCGGCGGATAAGCGGCCGGATCGCAGTCGCCGGCGTGGTCGGCGACCGGCGAGCGATCCCGTCGGTCCGCGGAACCGCCCGGAGACGTTCCGCCCAACCATTAACGGTGTCGGTGATGACGGGACGCACGTCATGTCCGATGCCGTAGACGAAGTCGAGAATCCAGCTGAGGAACTGCCGTCGACCGCCGGCGAGTTCGCCGAGGAGTTCCCCGAGGTCTGGGAGCAGTACTCCGAGCTGGGCGAAGCCTGCGCCGCTGCGGGCCCGATCGACGACGAGACGAAACGGCTGGTCAAACTCGGGACGGCCGTCGCCGCCCAGTCGGAGGGGGCCGTTCACTCTCACGTCCGCCGCGGACTCGACGAGGGTCACGACCCGGAGGCGCTCGAGCAGGTGGCCGTCCTCTCGATCCCGACGGTCGGCTTCCCGCAGGCGATGGCAGCGCTGAGCTGGATCACGGATATCACGCGCGACGACGGAACGTAGCGGTCCGACCGTCAGCCACCGGCGGAGTCCCCACGGACGGCGGTCGACGGCCCTAACACGCTGGCCGCCCACCCTCGAGTCGATGCCGACTCGCGCGTTCCGGATCGCCTACGACGGTACCGGCTACCACGGCTTCCAGCGCCAG from Haloterrigena sp. KLK7 includes these protein-coding regions:
- a CDS encoding nucleoside hydrolase; the encoded protein is MSRPVLIDTDPGCDDAVALLAALEHASLEVVGLTTVHGNAPVDDTTRNARAILEAVDRTDVPVARGADRPLLVDLETSEEIHGEGGLRGDLPDPGPATEPVDGHAARHIVERARAHDGDLALAAIGPLTNVALAHAMEPELPELLDELVVMGGAAFASGNVTPLAEANFHTDPHAARRVVRDCEPTAVGLDVTTRAAVPPERVDGLTGDTALERSLHEWLTYYDADRLERYGIESAAIHDALVLAELIDDGVLETASYPMEVGADGDLARGALVVDENGVTGASATGEVALEADYERYREVVSESLERVLERTEPEMSD
- a CDS encoding carboxymuconolactone decarboxylase family protein, with the translated sequence MSDAVDEVENPAEELPSTAGEFAEEFPEVWEQYSELGEACAAAGPIDDETKRLVKLGTAVAAQSEGAVHSHVRRGLDEGHDPEALEQVAVLSIPTVGFPQAMAALSWITDITRDDGT